Part of the Propioniciclava sp. MC1595 genome is shown below.
GTGGAGGACCATTTGCCGGGGCTCGTCGCTTGGGGATAGCGTAACCCACCACGACCGCCGTAGTACGCCCCCACCACACGGGCGCGTGCCGCCCGTGTCGTACCTTGTCCACACGATGTGGACAGGGATGTGGACGATCGAGGCACCAGCACCACCCGAGGGGACGTGATCCATGACGCAGGACGAGTCCTCGGCCCTCGTCGCAGCATGGGGTCAGGTCTGTTCGCTCGCCCCCGACCCGGTCAAGCCCTGGGTCAAGGCGGCGCAGCCGCTGGCGCTGCACGAGTCCACCCTGGTCGTGGCGGTGCCCAACGACTTCTCCCGTGAGCGGGTGGCCGTGCGCCACCGCGACTGGATCGAGTCGACGCTGGCCGGCCACTTCGGACGCCCCATCCACCTCGCCGTCTCCGTCGACTCCTCGCTGGAGACCGACCTGGCGGACGCGACGGCCACGGCGTCCCCCGAGCTGCCGCTGGACGCGCCCACGCTGGGAGCCGGCTCGGCGCCGACTGCGATCGGCAACGGCGACCGGCTGAACCCCAAGTACACGTTCGAGAACTTCGTCATCGGCTCGTCGAACCGCTTCGCGCACGCCGCGGCGGTGGCGGTGGCCGAGGCGCCCGGCAAGTCGTACAACCCGCTGATGATCTACGGGCAGTCCGGGCTGGGGAAGACCCACCTGCTGCACGGCATCGGCCACTACGTGCGCCAGTACTTCCCCCAGGTGCGGGTCAAGTACGTCTCGACCGAGGAGCTCACGAACGACTTCATCAACGCGATCTCCGAGAACCGCACGGTCGAGTTCCGGCGCACCTATCGCGACATCGACGTCCTGCTGATCGACGACATCCAGTTCCTGGAGAGCAAGATCCAGACGCAGGAGGAGTTCTTCCACACGTTCAACACGCTGCACAACGCGCAGAAGCAGATCGTGATGACCTCCGACCGCCCGCCGAAGGCGCTCGAGGCCCTGGAGCCCCGGCTGCGCTCACGGTTCGAGTGGGGCCTGCTGACCGACATCCAGCCGCCGGACCTCGAGACGCGCATCGCGATCCTGCGGAAGAAGGCGACCGCCGAGAACCTGGTCGCCACCCCCGAGGTGCTCGAGTTCATCGCCGACAAGATCGCGACGAACATCCGCGAGCTCGAGGGCGCGCTGATTCGCGTCACGGCGTTCGCGTCGCTGAACCACCAGCCCGTCGACCTGCGCCTGGCCGAGGAGGTGTTGAAGGACCTCATCCCCGAGGGCGTCGAGGCCCAGATCACGCCGCCGCTGATCATGAGCCAGACCGCGAACTACTTCAACATCACCGTCGACGACCTCTGCGGCCCCGCGCGCACCCACGTGCTGGTGACGGCCCGCCAGATCGCGATGTACCTGTGCCGCGAGCTCACCGACTTCTCGCTGCCCGCCATCGGGCGCCTCTTCGGCGGCCGCGACCACACGACGGTCATGCACGCGAACAAGAAGATCCGCCAGCTGATGGCCGAGCGTCGCACGATCTACAACCAGGTCACCGAGCTCACCAACCGGATCAAGCAGGCGGCCTCGGCTCGCTGATGTCGGCCCCTCGGGGCGACACTCACCCTCCTGACACCGGAGCCCTGTCAGTTCCTGTCCCGGTTGAGTGTCGCGCCACCGCCGCACTGGGGAAGTTCTCCCCAAAACCCTGTGGAGAAGTGGATCATCCTGTGGAAAGAGGAACGGGGCGGAAACGGCCTCCACAAATCCTCCCCGTGTAGTTCCGAGTTGCCCACACCGGCGTCCCACCCCGAATCGCCGAGCTGACAGCAGCAAACGCCGCTCGTCCACGGGATCCACAGGCGTTACTACGACAAGGAAAAGAAAGACATCTCCATCTCCCAAACCTCACGAACCTGCCCGGGTGTGGGTAACCAACCGCACCCGCACAGTCAGGATAGGATCGGCAGAGCAGCCACCCGAAGGAGCATTCACGACGAAGCTCCCACGCGGGTGCCGTCGAACCGTGACCCCTGGGAGCATCAGTGAAGATTCGTGTCGAGCGTGACGTCCTGGCCGACGCCGTCCAGTGGGTGGCCCGCAGCCTGCCCAACCGGCCGAGCGTGCCGATCCTGGCGGGCCTGCGCATGGAGGCGGCCGGCAACCAGGTCGTGCTGTCGAGCTTCGACTACGAGACCTCCGCCAAGGTGACGATCGCCGCCGACGTGCAGGACGAGGGCGTCGCCCTGGTGTCCGGCCGCCTGCTGGCCGACATCGCGCGCAGCCTGCCCGCCAAGCCGGTCGACCTCGAGGCCGACACCTCCAAGATGGAGATCACCTGTGGTTCGGCGCGGTTCACGCTGCAGTTGCTCCCCGTGGGCGAGTACCCCGACCTGCCCGAGATGCCTGTCTCGACCGGCACCGTGACCCCCG
Proteins encoded:
- the dnaA gene encoding chromosomal replication initiator protein DnaA, with the protein product MTQDESSALVAAWGQVCSLAPDPVKPWVKAAQPLALHESTLVVAVPNDFSRERVAVRHRDWIESTLAGHFGRPIHLAVSVDSSLETDLADATATASPELPLDAPTLGAGSAPTAIGNGDRLNPKYTFENFVIGSSNRFAHAAAVAVAEAPGKSYNPLMIYGQSGLGKTHLLHGIGHYVRQYFPQVRVKYVSTEELTNDFINAISENRTVEFRRTYRDIDVLLIDDIQFLESKIQTQEEFFHTFNTLHNAQKQIVMTSDRPPKALEALEPRLRSRFEWGLLTDIQPPDLETRIAILRKKATAENLVATPEVLEFIADKIATNIRELEGALIRVTAFASLNHQPVDLRLAEEVLKDLIPEGVEAQITPPLIMSQTANYFNITVDDLCGPARTHVLVTARQIAMYLCRELTDFSLPAIGRLFGGRDHTTVMHANKKIRQLMAERRTIYNQVTELTNRIKQAASAR